The following are encoded together in the Ictalurus punctatus breed USDA103 chromosome 1, Coco_2.0, whole genome shotgun sequence genome:
- the rab11fip3 gene encoding rab11 family-interacting protein 3 isoform X3 has product MVLGMASCSLGVSPPGGSPVFMQQAEVSDSAYLGSESAYSECETFTDEDTGALVHPELHEDVETDSGIGNTLAESEERNRFSLGSDLHGHALVAVIGGEEEHFEDFGESNSASDLLLANQEEGRAAPEGEGDPEPHPHAGSPAHRPPMLLTPSSEPFPSSFRNFLQSESLEFFCTHCHKQISRLEDLSTRLHLLEMNSSSKRLSSKKAARHLLQSSGLDRMSDLSRDILDLADSDIADKVLLLERRVSELEKDSAASEEQHARLRQENLTLVHRANALEEQLKEQEVRADESLNTLGRKHRDALSKLQRERELEIENLQARLHQLDEENSELRSCVPCLRANIERLEEEKRKLQDEVDDMTDRLNEETESRRKTADKLSHERHTSQKEKETTQELIEDLRKQLEMLQLFKLETEARRGRSPAAGLQEYNTHMRENELEQEIRRLKQDNRSLKEQNDELNGQIINLSIQGAKSLFTESLSESLAAEINNVSRAELMEAIQKQEEINFRLQDYIDRIIVAIMESNPSILEVK; this is encoded by the exons ATGGTATTGGGCATGGCCTCCTGCTCTCTGGGAGTTTCTCCTCCTGGAGGTTCACCGGTATTCATGCAG CAGGCGGAGGTGTCGGACAGCGCGTACCTGGGCTCGGAGAGCGCGTACAGCGAGTGCGAGACGTTTACAGACGAGGACACGGGAGCCCTCGTTCACCCGGAGCTGCACGAGGACGTCGAGACGGACAGCGGCATCGGAAACACTCTCGCCGAGAGCGAGGAGCGTAACAG GTTCTCCCTCGGCTCGGACTTGCACGGCCACGCCCTGGTGGCGGTGATCGGCGGGGAGGAGGAGCACTTCGAGGACTTCGGGGAGAGCAACTCCGCCTCCGATCTTTTGCTGGCCAATCAGGAGGAGGGCAGGGCAGCCCCCGAAGGAGAGGGAGACCCAGAGCCACACCCACATGCTGGCAGCCCAGCGCACCGGCCACCGATGCTGCTGACGCCcag CTCTGAGCCGTTCCCCTCCAGCTTCCGGAATTTCCTGCAGTCGGAATCTCTGGAGTTTTTCTGCACTCACTGTCACAAACAGATCAGCCGTCTTGAGGATCTCTCCACGCGCCTGCATTTACTAGAAATGAatag CTCCAGCAAGAGACTGTCCAGTAAAAAGGCAGCAAG GCACTTGTTACAGTCGAGCGGTCTAGATCGTATGAGCGACCTGAGCCGCGACATCCTGGACCTCGCCGACAGCGACATCGCTGACAAG GTGCTGCTTTTGGAACGGCGCGTGTCCGAGCTGGAGAAGGACTCGGCGGCGAGCGAGGAGCAGCACGCCCGTCTGCGGCAGGAGAACCTGACACTGGTGCACCGTGCCAACGCCTTGGAGGAGCAGCTCAAGGAGCAGGAGGTTCGCGCCGACGAGTCCCTGAACACGCTCGGCCGCAAACACCGGGACGCTCTGAGCAAACTGCAGCGCGAGAGAGAGCTGGAGATCGAGAACCTGCAGGCCAG GCTGCATCAGTTGGATGAAGAGAACAGTGAGTTAAGGTCATGCGTGCCCTGTCTGAGAGCTAACATCGAAAGATTGGAGGAG GAGAAGAGAAAGCTCCAGGACGAGGTGGACGATATGACCGACAGGCTGAACGAAGAAACGGAGTCCCGCAGGAAGACGGCTGACAAGCTGAGCCATGAACGCCACACCAgccagaaagaaaaagagaccaCGCAGGAG CTGATTGAGGACTTGAGGAAGCAGTTGGAAATGCTGCAGCTGTTTAAACTGGAGACGGAGGCCCGGCGAGGCCGCTCGCCTGCCGCCGGACTGCAGGAGTACAACACGCACATGAGAGAGAACGAGCTGGAGCAGGAAATCCGACGACTCAAGCAG GATAACCGCAGTTTGAAGGAGCAGAACGACGAGTTGAACGGACAGATCATCAATCTCAGCATTCAGGGAGCCAAAAGCCTGTTCACCGAGTCTCTGTCCGAGTCGCTGGCAGCAGAGATCAACAACGTTTCCCGCGCAGAG CTAATGGAGGCCATCCAGAAGCAGGAAGAGATTAACTTCCGCCTGCAGGACTACATCGACCGCATCATCGTGGCCATCATGGAGTCCAACCCTTCTATACTGGAGGTCAAATAA